The following DNA comes from Desulfotignum phosphitoxidans DSM 13687.
TAATATCATCTCCATTAAAATCAAACTTCTTTATTCAGTTGCCTTTTTGCATATCCTTGATATTCTATAGTCGCCAGCTCGGAGGATAGGGCTCTGCTGGGAAGCAACCCGAGCGCCGCAGTTGGTGGCTGAAGCATGGGGACGGTGTGTAATGCATCGTCCCTATTGCATGCTTTAGCCCATAATGCGTTAAATCCCAGGGGGTTTGGGGGACAGAGTCCCCCATTATAAATTGGCAAAAAATCCTTATTGCACTACAAAGTTCTCCCTTTTCATTTTTTGGAGAGTATCAACAGTTATTGCTTTGAGGTCTCCGCTTATAGAATCCTCAGCCAAAGGATTTCTTTTTAACAAATTATCATCATATTTGATAATAGCCTTTTCTCTCCATGCTTTGACCCTGCGCTGTAGTGTCCTTAACTGCCCTTTAGAGTATCGTCCGGGATATTTTTTTTGAAGCTCTAAAAGTATTAAAGTGGCCGTTTTTTCAGGATCATTCTCCAGCCAGGACCGCACTTCATCCCAGACATTTTCAAAAGGGTCTTCCCTGGTTTTCCACCAGTGTTTGACACGCGGTTTTTTTGTTTTTCTATACTGACGCCTTTTTATGATATCAGTTTTCAAGACTAAATGGTCATTGTTGTTTTTTTCAACAAATTCTTTCGGAGTTGATTCCAATTTAAATCCGTATAGCGGCTGTTTCCCTTCCTTTTCTGATGGTGAAGGCTGTTTTGCCCAAAGCACATGTTTCCACAAGGCATCCTGCAAAAATTGAATTTGCTTTAACAGGCGGATCGGATCTAAAGAATGATTTATCGAATCCAGCTTTTCAATTGCTGTAGTCCGGACTTTGACGTTTTTTTTCAATCTTCGAAACGGAGTTTGGGCAGAATCATAAGTTTTCTTAATTTTGCTGTTATCTCTACATTTCTTTTTGAGTTTCATGGAAGGCTGAAAAAAATTCACATAAAGACGTACTGCCCGATATAATTCTGAAAGCTGCATATAGGCATGTTGTCCCTCAAAACGATCATATCCAACTATCTGTCTTACAACAATACCGTTTTTTTGTTCTACATAACATTGATCGTTTTTTTTATATGCTCTTCCTCTCGTGAAGGTTATTTTTTCCTTTTCACAATATCGGATCAAATCCGCATTGATAAATTCACTCCCGTTGTCGGTATCGATCCCTAATATTGGAAAAGGTATTATTTGTTGAGCTTTATCCAGCGCGTGTATAACAGCAGAACCGCTGCGGTATGGTAAGGCCATGCATTCGACCCAGCCGGTAGCAATATCTGTTAAAACCAGTGTGTGAAGAAATTCTCCCTCCATACTCCAGCCGCAAT
Coding sequences within:
- a CDS encoding integrase catalytic domain-containing protein is translated as SLMSFQSKRELLANVAPRYREGNKKRKSIILNEFISATGYSRKYAIRLLSSKQIPLVKRIKKPRPRFYNNDVQEALKIAWAAANYIASKRLAPFLTDLVPALERHGYLNLNDETRSQLIAISPATIDRILKPIRNNGRSISTTKPGKLLKHQIPIRTFADWEDEEPGFFEADLVAHCGWSMEGEFLHTLVLTDIATGWVECMALPYRSGSAVIHALDKAQQIIPFPILGIDTDNGSEFINADLIRYCEKEKITFTRGRAYKKNDQCYVEQKNGIVVRQIVGYDRFEGQHAYMQLSELYRAVRLYVNFFQPSMKLKKKCRDNSKIKKTYDSAQTPFRRLKKNVKVRTTAIEKLDSINHSLDPIRLLKQIQFLQDALWKHVLWAKQPSPSEKEGKQPLYGFKLESTPKEFVEKNNNDHLVLKTDIIKRRQYRKTKKPRVKHWWKTREDPFENVWDEVRSWLENDPEKTATLILLELQKKYPGRYSKGQLRTLQRRVKAWREKAIIKYDDNLLKRNPLAEDSISGDLKAITVDTLQKMKRENFVVQ